A region of Daphnia carinata strain CSIRO-1 chromosome 10, CSIRO_AGI_Dcar_HiC_V3, whole genome shotgun sequence DNA encodes the following proteins:
- the LOC132088403 gene encoding trichohyalin-like, which produces MSGQDGTCCLGTYTCEAHNCMGTSSSSAALLGFEDRPEAEQNADAALARDETLLDAEPRSYVTEHPRIARNPSLSTIQEERSSQISLYETANAEDTLTEERAEISVSLDGREVSVSLYETPDLTEEEAQQIVELFAEELSERISYRNTTELPPLRFTRETATSGSLLMEAVVIDVPMEVNGSGDSSLAKTLSELSYEEAPTEADIEELSAMEALIIEEADQRDNPYFLDDLTIPDLPYEVTDVRRSITGLHEALFVQETCPSDREQPLHLESHSGGATPIVMSPRRLSLEHDEFEVKVVEDYQVVSADGIRSPVDADYYSPLEYSDSCSVLLTSPKTADSPVEEAVCVATPTVQQPAVVEEPVVMSTPLCDVAATVPAAYLPLSAVKDKLEDFVMSNKSSLDIRESADETETSADENSQRRTSVVEAPSRESLERRMPSASNELERAQEAGGIPTIEAGPSSDVVLVEPTLSAVRLESDQTSGADGPESARDGHPSALPSGGRIQVAERGDVTCAEECWNEASRLAADVHTVMDEASVEDRGVELEQYPSTSSASNAGRSLGTRQQQEDDAKGQSCDALKDERDILWGFSDAAAAAPCAATGGDVADGGSNLNAHVSDVTTGSKVEQTSAASSPIIAEQCSDVGPPLHFPEADDRATSVVDVAAELPGNVTNDTPLAITKSEESCAAVQSEAKSDDEPVIPGELALAEKKELRQDIGTELDDKAIEEAAVVVDDESTKEVELRDEVQKDVEELVCPKKDAAEENVMEKDVGKVEILTGDAEELNQVGNEADAKLEGDGSQNEAVHEAGEQKNVENIEVLELQEHKNEQEENLKMNEEQCQTKEESTRVESGNKNVESHINDVEIPALQKEVKEDEQFSKEAEAQELSSMPTEEHVNKEVQMQDEQMKDEEQPTVFNVGDTLEHVNDATEKEAKEREVLVKEIHAKEMVQKGAEEEEERLLKEAEEKERLLKEAEAEEKERLLKEAKETERVKEEAAEQERLQCEAAERQHVKKEAKVQELPAKEAEELLKEAEENERLRKEAEENERLLKEAEEKERLLKEAEEQERLVKEAEENERLRKETEEKERALKEAEEKERLLKEAEEKERALKEAEEKERLLKESEENKRLVKEAEENERLKMEAEENERLRKEAEENERLQKEAEEQERLQKEAEEQERLQKEAEEKERLQKEAEEKERLQKEAEEKERLQKEAEEQERLQKEAEEQECRLKEAEEKNERVRREAEEEECRREQAEENERLRVEAEEQIRLKQEAEQQERLLKEAEEKERLLQEAEERDRLVKEAEELERLKVEAEAEEKERIRKEAEDKERALKEAEEKECLAKEAEEKERLAKEAEEKERLKIEAEEKERLRKDAEEKERLVKEAEEKERLVKEAEEKERLVKEAEEKERLAKEAEEKERLVKEAEEKERLAKEAEEKERLVKEAEEKERLVKEAEEKERLVKEAEEKERLVKEAEEKERLAKEAEEKERLVKEAEENERRVKEAEDVERLKQEAEQADRLKKEAEEQELLLQEAIEQASLAIEAEEMERLKREAQLNECPAKDSAQDKESINKETNGQEMKAEGSVEESADANSQTQRTSRRLEAASSILSPGALRSMDASLPRHSETSHLTAETPLGRQRIAKTEAGHDDVLERKELDRKLSVEDKVRASLAESSLTEDELIAKQIEEDKQKRRREAAERLLREQEQEASGQADASAMRREERLRLEQSELHRTVDEHIRKQQQEEEVIQRESEEDKLRLQKQKEEERRIKLEEAEKLRREVEMQERQRREEKEAKRLEMERIQREKEAEEWTLKEQERIRLEEEIQRLESERLRMKEERRLRQAKEEEEERLRVKKEREERMRREQEDEERLRREEEEQLRLMKEERERARKQKEEEEEQMLRAIEERAQKKKEENERLRKEKEGEERLKKEEEKQRREEEERKRAEAAEKLKREAEEKTREKEEKRLKQEEEKRKREEEEKRMKEELRKQKEEEAKKVLEELEAARLKRAEEQKLVAEEEQITERCVKQTEHVQQAASPKETTNEAGPGPSQGETLEVLEKRPAESVEMNEVKERKEDAAATLVRKEDEVKEPDMKSKEEKLKVEDDGMMKQKEREERELREQEERKKEGEKKMKEQEERKKEEEEEKKLKEQQQQEKERQAAEERKRIEEEKQRKEEAEEKKRKEQEEKERNKEEADRKKLKELQEAEEMKLKEQREKEAEEKKKKKDQAEKERQEREEKEKQEAEERKRKELQEAEEKKLKEEADKERKEKEEKALKEKQRKEAEEKKLKEGQERLEAEERNKKEQEKKLKEAEELKKKERQEAEQKKLKEEKEKERLEAEAKKLKEQQEKERQEAEAKKLKEQQEKEREEKKLKEQQEKERQEAEEKKLKKQQERERKEAEEIKLKEQQEKERKEKKKKDKLEKERKEMKEQQQQQQQQEKETKKAEEIRRKDERMTSKTQESNVQEQRVEAQEVKKRSEGEAGRRVDDARSRSDDESSNKERRRRPITNSDEPAVECASDNSAKTTRTRVRPADESQFDCAVIGSATRRRPVPTVFEEGCDSIDQPPSQQQQQQQQTHGRPQLSTDFDLHPATRLSREDMRHGIRSRSAGVASHSMMLNRSAYHAESHSTQPEWDCSSAKTSEDGRRDPKKKPKFSSKLRDMEVAKGSRIKLTCSLLASPEPEIEWFRNGFPLLKSEDPQKYVTSWD; this is translated from the exons ATGTCCGGCCAGGATGGAACTTGCTGCCTGGGCACTTACACCTGTGAAGCTCATAATTGTATGGGCACGTCGTCCAGTTCCGCCGCTCTTTTGGGCTTCGAAGATCGGCCCGAAGCCGAACAGAACGCGGACGCCGCCTTGGCTCGCGACGAGACATTGCTGGACGCCGAGCCGCGCAGTTACGTCACGGAGCATCCGCGCATCGCTCGCAATCCATCGCTGTCTACCATCCAGGAAGAGCGATCGTCGCAGATTTCCCTGTACGAGACGGCCAATGCCGAAGATACTTTGACGGAGGAGCGGGCTGAAATTAGCGTCTCCCTGGACGGCAGAGAAGTGTCCGTCTCTCTGTACGAAACGCCGGACCTGACGGAAGAGGAAGCCCAGCAAATCGTTGAGCTCTTTGCCGAGGAATTGTCGGAAAGGATTTCGTACCGCAACACGACCGAGTTGCCCCCCTTGCGATTTACCCGCGAAACGGCCACGTCCGGCTCCCTGTTGATGGAGGCCGTCGTCATCGACGTGCCGATGGAAGTCAACGGGTCGGGCGATTCGTCGCTGGCCAAGACACTGAGCGAATTGTCGTACGAAGAAGCGCCGACCGAGGCGGACATTGAAGAATTGTCGGCCATGGAAGCCCTGATCATCGAAGAGGCGGACCAGCGGGACAATCCTTACTTTTTGGACGATTTGACCATCCCGGATCTTCCGTACGAAGTGACGGACGTCCGGCGATCCATCACTGGACTGCACGAAGCCCTTTTCGTCCAGGAGACGTGTCCGTCCGACAGGGAACAGCCGCTGCATTTGGAATCGCACAGCGGCGGGGCCACGCCGATCGTCATGTCCCCACGTCGGTTGAGCCTGGAACACGACGAGTTCGAAGTCAAGGTTGTGGAGGATTATCAAGTCGTGTCGGCCGATGGCATCCGATCGCCCGTCGATGCCGACTATTATTCGCCGCTGGAATATTCGGATAGCTGCAGCGTTTTGCTCACCTCGCCCAAGACGGCGGACTCGCCCGTCGAAGAGGCTGTTTGCGTGGCGACGCCCACCGTCCAGCAGCCAGCCGTTGTCGAGGAGCCTGTCGTCATGTCAACGCCGCTTTGCGATGTGGCCGCCACGGTGCCGGCCGCGTATCTACCGCTATCGGCCGTCAAGGACAAACTGGAGGATTTCGTGATGTCCAACAAGAGCTCGTTGGACATTCGGGAATCGGCGGACGAGACGGAGACGTCGGCGGACGAGAATTCGCAGCGACGGACGAGCGTCGTCGAAGCGCCGTCACGCGAATCACTGGAGAGAAGAATGCCGTCTGCGTCCAACGAACTGGAACGGGCGCAAGAAGCCGGTGGAATACCGACGATTGAGGCTGGCCCATCATCTGACGTGGTCCTCGTTGAACCGACATTGTCAGCTGTCCGTCTGGAATCGGATCAAACTTCCGGTGCGGATGGGCCGGAATCTGCCCGAGATGGGCATCCGTCTGCGCTGCCTAGCGGCGGAAGAATTCAGGTCGCCGAGCGAGGCGATGTGACATGTGCAGAGGAATGCTGGAACGAGGCCAGCCGTCTGGCAGCAGACGTGCACACTGTAATGGATGAGGCCTCCGTAGAAGATCGCGGGGTCGAATTGGAACAATATCCATCCACGTCATCTGCTAGCAATGCCGGCCGCTCGCTGGGCACTCGCCAACAGCAAGAGGACGACGCAAAGGGGCAAAGTTGCGACGCGCTCAAAGACGAACGAGACATTCTTTGGGGTTTTTCAGATGCAGCAGCTGCTGCCCCCTGTGCAGCCACTGGGGGCGATGTTGCCGATGGTGGTAGCAATTTGAATGCGCACGTATCAGACGTAACGACGGGATCAAAGGTGGAACAAACGTCGGCCGCATCATCGCCAATTATTGCGGAACAATGCAGCGACGTGGGGCCGCCGCTGCATTTCCCAGAAGCCGATGATCGTGCAACAAGCGTAGTCGACGTGGCTGCCGAGCTTCCTGGAAACGTGACCAACGACACGCCACTCGCAATTACCAAGAGCGAAGAGTCGTGCGCTGCAGTACAATCAGAAGCGAAGTCTGACGATGAGCCTGTAATTCCAGGAGAATTGGCGCTGGCCGAAAAGAAAGAGCTACGGCAAGACATTGGGACGGAGTTGGACGATAAGGCTATAGAAGAGGCCGCTGTTGTTGTCGATGATGAAAGCACAAAAGAGGTTGAATTGAGGGATGAAGTACAGAAAGATGTTGAAGAATTGGTATGCCCGAAGAAGGACGCTGCAGAAGAGAATGTCATGGAGAAAGATGTTGGCAAAGTGGAGATACTTACTGGTGATGCTGAAGAATTAAATCAAGTTGGGAATGAGGCTGATGCGAAACTCGAAGGAGATGGGAGCCAAAATGAAGCTGTCCACGAAGCTGGGGAGCAGAAAAATGTGGAGAACATTGAAGTTCTAGAGCTGCAAGAGCATAAAAATGAACAGGAAgagaatttgaaaatgaacgaGGAGCAATGCCAAACGAAAGAAGAATCAACTCGAGTCGAGTCCGGTAATAAAAATGTAGAGTCGCATATTAATGACGTTGAAATTCCAGCGCTGCAAAAGGAGGTCAAAGAAGATGAGCAATTCAGCAAGGAAGCTGAAGCGCAAGAACTGTCCTCAATGCCAACTGAAGAACACGTCAACAAAGAAGTTCAGATGCAAGACGAGCAGATGAAAGACGAGGAGCAGCCGACCGTCTTCAATGTTGGAGACACGTTGGAACATGTCAACGATGCAACCGAAAAGGAAGCTAAAGAGAGGGAGGTCCTTGTTAAAGAAATTCATGCAAAAGAGATGGTTCAAAAAGGAgccgaggaagaagaagagcgtCTCTTAAAAGAGGCGGAAGAAAAGGAGCGTCTTCTCAAGGAAGCGGAAGCGGAAGAAAAGGAGAGGCTTCTCAAAGAAGCCAAAGAAACTGAGCGCGTCAAAGAAGAAGCTGCCGAACAAGAACGACTTCAGTGCGAAGCTGCCGAAAGGCAGCACGTCAAGAAAGAAGCTAAAGTTCAAGAGCTCCCAGCTAAAGAGGCTGAAGAACTCCTTAAAGAAGCCGAAGAAAATGAGCGTCTCCGTAAAGAAGCCGAAGAAAACGAGCGTCTCCTTAAAGAAGCTGAAGAAAAAGAGCGTCTGCTTAAGGAAGCCGAAGAGCAAGAACGTCTCGTTAAGGAAGCCGAAGAAAACGAGCGTTTACGTAAAGAAACCGAAGAAAAGGAACGTGCCCTGAAAGAAGCCGAAGAAAAAGAGCGCCTCCTTAAAGAAGCCGAAGAAAAGGAACGTGCCCTTAAAGAAGCTGAAGAAAAGGAGCGCCTCCTGAAGGAGtctgaagaaaacaaacgtcTTGTGAAAGAGGCCGAGGAAAATGAGCGCTTGAAAATGGAAGCTGAAGAAAACGAGCGTCTCCGCAAAGAAGCCGAGGAAAATGAGCGCCTCCAAAAGGAAGCTGAAGAGCAAGAGCGCCTCCAAAAGGAAGCTGAAGAGCAAGAGCGCCTCCAAAAGGAAGCTGAGGAGAAAGAGCGCCTCCAAAAGGAAGCTGAGGAGAAAGAGCGCCTTCAAAAGGAAGCTGAAGAGAAAGAGCGCCTTCAAAAGGAAGCTGAAGAGCAAGAACGGCTTCAGAAGGAAGCTGAAGAGCAAGAATGTCGCCTTAAAGaagccgaagaaaaaaatgaacgtgTCCGTAGAgaagctgaagaagaagaatgtcGCCGTGAACAAGCCGAGGAAAACGAGCGTTTGAGGGTAGAAGCTGAAGAGCAAATCCGTCTGAAACAGGAGGCCGAACAGCAAGAGCGCCTCCTGAAAGAAgccgaagaaaaagaacgactTCTTCAAGAAGCTGAGGAACGTGATCGCCTTGTCAAGGAAGCCGAAGAACTAGAGCGCCTCAAAGTAGAAGCCGAAGCCGAAGAAAAAGAGCGTATCCGTAAGGAAGCCGAAGATAAGGAACGTGCCCTGAAAGAAGCTGAAGAAAAGGAATGTCTCGCGAAAGAGGCTGAGGAAAAGGAACGCCTTGCAAAAGAGGCTGAGGAAAAGGAACGCTTGAAAATTGAAGCCGAAGAGAAAGAACGTCTCCGCAAAGATGCTGAAGAGAAAGAACGTCTAGTTAAAGAAGCTGAAGAGAAAGAACGTCTAGTTAAAGAAGCTGAAGAGAAAGAACGTCTAGTTAAAGAAGCTGAAGAGAAAGAACGTCTAGCTAAAGAAGCTGAAGAGAAAGAACGTCTAGTTAAAGAAGCTGAAGAGAAAGAACGTCTAGCTAAAGAAGCTGAAGAGAAAGAACGTCTAGTTAAAGAAGCTGAAGAGAAAGAACGTCTAGTTAAAGAAGCTGAAGAGAAAGAACGTCTAGTTAAAGAAGCTGAAGAGAAAGAACGTCTAGTTAAAGAAGCTGAAGAGAAAGAACGTCTAGCTAAAGAAGCGGAAGAGAAAGAACGTCTAGTTAAAGAAGCGGAGGAAAACGAGCGCCGCGTGAAAGAAGCTGAAGACGTAGAACGTCTTAAGCAAGAAGCTGAGCAAGCGGATCGCCTCAAGAAAGAAGCTGAAGAGCAAGAACTCCTCCTACAAGAAGCTATTGAACAAGCCTCGCTCGCCATTGAAGCTGAAGAAATGGAGCGGCTGAAACGAGAAGCCCAACTAAACGAATGCCCCGCAAAAGATTCCGCCCAAGACAAAGAATCCATCAATAAAGAAACTAACGGCCAAGAAATGAAAGCAGAAGGATCGGTCGAAGAAAGTGCGGATGCTAACAGCCAAACACAACGGACATCCCGAAGACTGGAGGCCGCGTCTTCCATTCTCTCACCTGGAGCGCTGCGATCGATGGACGCCAGCCTTCCACGACACAGCGAAACGTCACATTTGACGGCTGAAACGCCGCTGGGCCGTCAACGTATCGCCAAAACGGAAGCGGGACATGACGATGTGTTGGAGAGGAAAGAGCTCGATAGAAAATTGAGCGTAGAAGACAAAGTGAGAGCCTCGTTAGCCGAATCTTCGCTCACTGAAGACGAACTGATTGCCAAGCAAATCGAGGAAGACAAGCAGAAGCGGCGACGTGAAGCGGCCGAAAGATTATTGCGAGAGCAGGAACAAGAAGCTTCCGGCCAGGCTGACGCCAGTGCGATGAGGCGCGAAGAGAGGCTCCGTCTGGAACAATCGGAGCTGCATCGAACCGTTGACGAGCACATCCGCAAGCAGCAGCAGGAAGAGGAGGTGATCCAGCGCGAATCGGAAGAGGACAAGCTTCGTCTCCAAAAACAGAAAGAGGAAGAGCGCCGGATCAAGTTGGAAGAGGCCGAAAAATTGCGCAGGGAGGTGGAGATGCAGGAGCGTCAGAGGCGcgaagaaaaggaagccaAGCGATTGGAAATGGAGAGGATCCAGCGCGAGAAGGAGGCCGAAGAATGGACGCTGAAAGAGCAAGAGCGCATCCGCCTGGAGGAGGAAATTCAGCGGCTCGAATCGGAGCGCCTCCGCATGAAGGAAGAGCGTCGATTGCGCCAGGCcaaggaggaagaagaggaacgtCTGCGCGTTAAGAAAGAGCGCGAAGAGCGTATGCGTCGCGAACAGGAAGACGAGGAGCGTCTCCGCAGAGAGGAGGAGGAACAGCTGCGCTTGATGAAGGAAGAAAGGGAGCGGGcccgaaaacaaaaggaggaagaagaggagcaaATGCTGAGGGCCATCGAGGAGCGCGctcagaagaagaaggaagaaaacgaaCGGCTGCGCAAGGAGAAGGAAGGAGAGGAGCGTCTGAAGAAGGAGGAAGAGAAGCAGCGTCGCGAGGAAGAGGAGCGAAAGCGGGCGGAAGCGGCCGAGAAGTTGAAGAGAGAGGCGGAAGAGAAGACGAGGGAGAAGGAGGAGAAGCGCCTGAAAcaggaagaagagaagaggaagcgcgaagaggaagaaaagcGGATGAAGGAGGAATTGAGGAAGCAAAAGGAAGAGGAAGCCAAAAAGGTGCTGGAAGAACTGGAAGCGGCCAGGTTGAAGCGCGCCGAAGAGCAAAAACTCGTGGCGGAAGAGGAGCAAATTACTGAGCGATGCGTTAAACAAACCGAACACGTCCAGCAAGCCGCTAGTCCTAAAGAAACGACCAACGAAGCCGGCCCTGGTCCGTCGCAAGGTGAAACGTTGGAAGTCCTCGAAAAAAGGCCGGCAGAGTCGGTGGAAATGAACgaagtaaaagaaagaaaagaggatgCGGCGGCAACGTTAGTGCGCAAGGAGGACGAAGTGAAAGAACCGGACATgaaaagcaaagaagaaaagttgaaGGTGGAAGATGACGGAATGATGAAgcagaaagaaagggaagagcGAGAATTGAGAGAGCAAGAAGAGCGGAAGAaggaaggggaaaagaaaatgaaggagcaagaagaacggaagaaggaggaggaggaggaaaagaaattgaaggagcagcagcaacaggaaAAGGAGCGCCAAGCGGCCGAGGAGCGGAAGCgaatcgaagaagaaaagcaacgCAAGGAGGAGgcggaagaaaagaagaggaaggaaCAAGAAGAGAAGGAGCGCAATAAAGAAGAAGCGGACCGGAAGAAACTGAAGGAGCTTCAAGAAGCtgaagaaatgaaattgaagGAGCAACGGGAAAAGGAAGccgaggaaaagaaaaaaaagaaagatcaaGCGGAAAAGGAACGCCAAGAAAGGGAGGAAAAGGAGAAGCAGGAAGCGGAAGAGAGGAAACGGAAGGAGCTGCAGGAGGCTGAAGAAAAGAAGCTAAAGGAAGAAGCGGACAAGGAGCGCAAGGAGAAAGAGGAGAAGGCGCTGAAGGAAAAGCAGCGCAAAGAAGCCGAAGAGAAGAAATTGAAGGAAGGACAGGAGCGGCTCGAGGCGGAAGAAAGGAACAAGAAGGAACAGGAAAAGAAGCTCAAGGAGGCTGaagaattgaagaagaaggagcGCCAAGAAGCCGagcaaaagaaattaaaagaagaaaaagagaaagagcgTCTGGAGGCCGAGGCAAAGAAACTAAAGGAGCAACAGGAAAAGGAACGTCAAGAAGCGGAAGCGAAGAAATTAAAggagcaacaagaaaaggaacgcgaagagaagaaattgaaagaacaacaagaaaaagagcgtCAAGAAGCTGAAgagaagaaattaaagaaacagCAGGAAAGAGAACGCAAAGAGGCTGAAGAAATCAAATTGAAGGAGCAACAGGAGAAAGAAcgcaaagagaagaagaagaaggacaaACTGGAGAAAGAACGCAAGGAAATGaaggagcagcagcagcaacagcagcagcaagaaaaagaaacgaaaaaggcCGAAGAAATCAGAAGGAAGGACGAGCGAATGACGTCCAAAACGCAAGAGAGCAACGTCCAGGAGCAACGCGTCGAAGCGCAAGAGGTCAAGAAACGAAGCGAAGGTGAGGCTGGCCGACGCGTCGATGACGCACGTAGCCGTTCGGATGACGAATCGTCTAACAAGGAGCGTCGAAGGAGGCCCATCACAAATTCAGATGAGCCAGCGGTTGAGTGTGCGTCCGATAACTCAGCGAAGACGACGCGCACCAGGGTTCGACCGGCCGATGAATCTCAATTTGATTGCGCCGTTATCGGTTCCGCCACTCGACGTCGGCCCGTGCCAACCGTCTTCGAAGAAGGTTGCGATTCGATCGATCAACCTCCAtcgcaacagcaacagcaacagcagcagacgCACGGCAGGCCACAGCTTTCCACCGATTTCGATTTGCATCCGGCTACGAGGCTAAGCAGGGAAGACATGCGTCATGGAATTCGGTCCCGTTCGGCAGGTGTCGCATCCCACTCGATGATGCTAAACAGATCCGCGTATCATGCAGAGTCTCATTCTACCCAACCGGAATGGGATTGTAGTTCCGCTAAAACAAGCgaa GATGGAAGAAGGGATCCAAAGAAGAAGCCGAAATTCAGCTCTAAATTACGCGACATGGAAGTGGCCAAGGGCTCTAGAATTAAGCTGACTTGCAGCTTGCTGGCCAGTCCCGAGCCGGAAATCGAGTGGTTCCGCAACGGATTCCCGCTGCTGAAATCGGAAGATCCTCAGAAATACGTGACGAGCTGGGAC